The following nucleotide sequence is from Anaerococcus sp. Marseille-Q7828.
AGCTCTTTTGCTAGATCTTTGACTGCCTCTGTTGGCCTACCAGAAACTATAACAATTTTGTGTCCCATTTCGCCAGCCCTTATAAGGGCTTGACGTGTCCTGGGAGTGATTTTATTTTCGCTATTTAATAGCGTTCCATCGACGTCAACTCCAATGAGTTTCATATATTAGCCGATTACTTCCATTAATTCTTCGCCGTGGTTTGTTTGACCATTTGCCAGAAGATTGATTTCTTTATCGTCGGCATTGGTTATAATAACTGGTGATTCTACTGATTTGCCAGCTGCTTTGATTTTTTTAATATCAAATTCCATTAATAGGTCTCCAGCTTTTACCTTTTGTCCTTGGCTTACGTGAGAGGTGTATGGTTCGCCATTTAGTTCAACTGTGTCAAGGCCAATGTGTATTAGGATTTCAAGACCTGTATTTGAGGTAATTCCTAGGGCGTGTTTTGAGTCAGCTACCATTGAGATTTCACCATCAACAGGGCTATAAACCTTACCCTCGCTTGGTAAGATCAAGCTTCCCTTACCCACCATTTCTCCTGCAAAAACAGGGTCTTGGCATTCTTTGACGCTTGAAACTATACCTGTTATAGGTACTAAAACTTTATTGCTATAATTTGTATTTTCATTTTCTTTATCTTTTTTAAATAGATTTCCAAATAATGACATATTGCCTCCTAATTTTTTTGATTTGCTATAATTATACCCTTAAGTCGATTTTTTTAAGAATTAGTAACATATGTTACTGAATTTTTGTAAATTAGCTTTTATAATATAGACATAGTAAGAGAGATAAGAAAACACAAAGGAAGGTTAATATGTTTTGTTACCAATGTCAAGAAACAGCTAAAAATGAAGGATGTACTATTCAAGGTGTTTGTGGTAAAAAAGAAGATACAGCAAACAGCCAAGATTTATTAATATATGTTACAAAAGGACTTGCTGAAGTTGCTAATAAAATTGGCGAGGACAATGATAAAGTTTATGATAGGATTTCAAACAACTTATTTATAACAATTACAAATGCAAACTTTGATACAGATGCAATTATGAAAGTTGTTAAAGAAACTATCAAAATGAAAGATGAACTTTTAGAAAAAATTGAAAACAAAGAAGAATTATCTGATTTTGCTCTTTATACATCAATGGATGATGAAGAATTATCTAAAAAAGCAATTGAAGTTGGTGTTTTAAATATTCTTAATGAGGATGAAAGATCTCTAGTAGAACTTACTACATATGGCCTAAAAGGAATGGCTGCATACAACCACCATGCAAATGTACTTGGATATAGAGATGTGGAAGTTGATAGATTTATAGCTCACGCTCTTGAAGAGACCACAAAAGACGACAAGGAAATTCCTAGCCTAATTGACCTTGTAATGGCTACAGGTGAACACGGAGTAAAGGCAATGGCTCTATTAGATAAAGCTAATACAACAAGCTATGGCCATCCAGAAATTACAGAAGTAGATTATTCTGCAGGAGATAAACCAGGAATTCTAATATCTGGACACGATTTACACGATATGAAAATGCTACTAGAACAAACAAAGGGTAGCGGAGTAGAAATTTATACTCACTCAGAAATGCTACCTGCAAATTACTATCCAGAATTTAAACAATATGACCACTTCCACGGCAACTATGGTTCATCTTGGTGGCACCAAAATGAAGAATTCGAATCCTTTAATGGTCCAATACTTATGACAACTAACTGTATAGTGCCAATGAAGAAGAACAATACTTACCAAGATAAAATGTTTACAACAGGACAAGCAGGATATCCAGGATGTAAACATATAGAAGCAGATGAAAATGGCAACAAAGACTTCTCAGAAATCATTGAATTAGCAAAAACATGTGAAGCTCCAACTAATCTTGAGGATTTAAAGGTAGTAGGTGGATTTGCTCACAATCAAGTTATCCAATTAGCAGATAAGGTTGTGGAAGAAGTTAAAGATGGAAACATCAAAAAATTCGTAGTAATGGGTGGATGTGATGGTAGATTTAAAGAAAGAAACTACTATTCAGAATTTGCTCAAGGACTTCCAGAAGACTATGTAATTCTTACAGCAGGTTGTGCAAAATATCGCTACAACAAACTTGGTCTTGGAGATATCAATGGAATTCCAAGAGTCCTAGATGCTGGCCAATGTAACGACTCTTACTCACTAGTTCAAATTGCTCTAGCACTAAAAGATGCCTTTGGATTAGATGATATCAACGATTTGCCAATCGAGTATAACATAGCTTGGTATGAACAAAAGGCAGTAATAGTATTGCTTGCCCTACTAAGTCTAGGAGTAAAAAATATCCACCTAGGACCAACATTACCAGCTTTCCTATCAGAAACTGTAGTAGATTTCTTGGTAGAAAACTTCAATATTGCGCCAAACACAACAGTAGAAGAAGATCTAAAAACAATGACAGCATAAAATCACCAGTCTCCTTAATAAGGAGGCTGATTTTTTTAGAAAAAATTGACCTCGCAACTATATTTATAATAACTATGAAACCGTTTGCAAAATTAAAAAAAGTATATTATAATTTCTTTGGAGGACAATGAGTATGGATAAAAATCTGATAAACAAAGAACTTATCGATATTGTAAAAGAAGACTCGACTAAGGCAGTGGGATGCACGGAACCCGTCGCAGTTGCCTATGCTGCCAATGTAGGAGCAGAATATCTTGATAAGTCTAATATCGAAAAAATTGAGGTGCTTTGCAGTAAAAACATATTTAAAAATGGCAAGGCTGTCAAGATTCCAAACACAGGAAATCATGGTTTGGACTTAGCAGCAAGCCTAGGTGTTTTTACGGAGAAAACAACTAGTCCACTTTTAGTTTTTTCAAAGCTGACAGATGTTACTATTAAAAAAGCCAAAGACTTTGTCAAAGATGGGAAGGTTACAGTAAACTATATTGACAATGTTCCTGATGTATATGTAGAACTTTCAATATTTACAGGAGAAGATAAGGTCAAGGTAGTCCTAGCCAATTCCCACTCAAACATTGTAAAAATCATCAAAAATGGGGAAGTTATATACGATAATCCAACCGATGATGGCAAAGGGGACAAGGTCTCTATCAAAGATATGTCTTTTGAAGAGCTTGGACAAATTGTAAGGGACATGGACTATGATGATATTGCCTTTGTCTTAGAAGGAGTTGAGGTCAACCTCAATGCGGCCAATGAGGGCTTAGAAGGCTATGGTCTTGAACTTGGCAAGAAACTAAAAGAGCTAAAGGATGCCAAAATCTTGCCAGATAATTTTGTTACAGATACTAGGATTCTAACTGCAGCTGCAGCTGACATGAGAATGGGCGGTGGAGCTCTTCCTATAATGACATCTGGGGGCAGTGGTAACCAAGGAGTTGGCGTAGTTTTACCTATATACATAGTAGCAAAAAGAGAAAATCTGGATGATGAAAGTCTTGCAAGAGGTCTGTTTTTTGCACATATTATTAACCGCTATGTTAAGGAATATTCTGGTAAACTTTCTGGCTTATGTGGATGTGCTATAGGAGCAGCAATCGGTGCTAGTGCAGGAATTGCCTTTATGCTTGATGGTAGCGAAGAGGAGATAGAGGGCGCTTGTACCAATGTTTTTGCCAACCTTACTGGCATAGTATGTGATGGAGCAAAGGAGTCTTGTTCTATGAAACTATCAACCAGTGCAGAAGAATCGGTAATTGCAGCCTATCTTGCCCTAAATGGAGTGGTGACTGATGCTAATGTAGGCATAGTAGGTGATAGTATAGAAGAAACGATTATAAATATAGGCAAGTTATCCCACCTAGGTTTTGCCCAAACAGATAAAGTGATGTTGGATATAATAGATAGATAAAAGAGGTAAATTTATGGGAAAGAAAAAAATATTTGATAGTTTAATTTTTAAACTAGTTCTTGGTATCATTTTAGGAATAATTGTTGGAAATATAAGTAACGAGTCAGTTATAGTTGTAATAAATACGATAAAAGCAGTTTTGGGTCAATTGATCTTTTATGCAGTACCAATCATAATTTTGGGATTCATAACACCTGCCATAGTTTCTCTAAGTGAAGAAGCAGGCAGGGTGTTAACTATAACCCTAATCATTTGCTACATATCATCTGTTGGTGCAGCCTTGTTCTCACTAGTTGTTGGTAGGTCTGTGATTCCAAACCTACATATAGCATCAGAGCTTGCAGAGCAAAAACAAATTCCAGAGTCAATCTTTGAACTTAGCATAGATCCACTAATGCCAGTAATGACAGCTTTAGTAACATCAGTTATCCTAGGTCTTGGAGTAGTATGGTCAAAGTCAGAAACTTGGAATAAATTATTAAAAGAATCCAATAACATTACTTTGGAAGTAGTAAATAAAGTAATAATCAAAGTATTACCTCTATATATATTTACAACCTTTGCTGAACTTTCATACACAGGAGTGATAAATAAGCAATTACCAGTATTTATAAAGATTATATTTATCGTAATTATCATGCATTACATATGGCTTGCCTTGCTATACCTAATAGGTGGAGCTATTTCAAAGACAAATCCAATGGAAGTACTCAGAAACTACGGTCCTGCATATTTGACAGCACTTGGAACAATGTCTTCAGCTGCAACCCTATCAGTTGCCCTAAAATCAGCAGCAAAGGCTAAGACCCTCGATCCTAAGATAAGAGACTTTGTTATACCACTTTGTTCAAATACCCACTTATGTGGATCAGTACTTACAGAAACATTCTTTGTAATGGTTGTATCACAAATTCTTTATGGTAAACTTCCAGAATTAAGCTCCATGATACTATTTGTTATTCTATTGGGAATATTTGCTATAGGCGCACCAGGAGTACCAGGTGGTACAGTTATGGCTTCTCTTGGACTAATTATTTCTGTTCTAGGTTTTGATGATACAGGTACAGCGCTCATGCTTTCAATATTTGCCCTTCAAGATTCATTTGGTACAGCTTGCAACGTCACAGGAGATGGAGCAATAGCCCTTATGGTTACAGGATTACTAAAGAGAGTTCCAGGCAGGGGCAACAACCCAGCCTATGTTTATAAGGAAGAAGAAATTTAGAAAATAAATGCAAATTAATAAGCTCAGTCCTAGGAAATTAGGTCTGAGCTTTTCTTGTTTTTACCTTAATTTTTTATTGTTCTTTCTTCTTTTCTTATTTCCCACATATCATCTGCTGTCTTGTTCCATTCTTTTGCATATGGTGCACATTTGCCTTCTAGATCTTTTGGATCTTCTGGAGATATTAAATCAGTAGAGTGTGCATGTGTCTCATTGACCATTTTTGTAAGTTTGCCTGCATTTTCAAGCATTGGACATGGTTTAAACATATTGTCATTAAATGGTTGATTGTCATGGTAGGCCATAAATAGTGGAGCTTGCAAAGCTTCTAGGATAGTATTATCCCTAATATTTGAATCTGAATAGTGGATAAATACGCAAGGCTCCATATCCCCTTGAGAATTAATATGTAGGTAGTTTTTACCACCGGCTATACAACCGTTTATAAATTCACCATCATTTTGGAAATCTATGGCGTATATCTTGTGAGGACTAGATCCAGATCTAATCTCTCTAATTCTCTTTAAAATATATTTTCTTTGGTCTGGACTTGGTAAAAGTGATACATCAGCATCATTGCCAACAGGCATGTAATGGAAAAACCAAGCCAGTTTACAACCATGATCTATCATATTTGCTATAAATTCATCTGAAGTAACCTGTAAGTAGTTCTTTGATGTGTAGCAAACAGAAACACCGTAGAGAAGCTTGTGTTTTTTAAGAGTTTCCATAGCGTTAATAACCTTGCTATAAACTCCATCACCCCTTCTAAAGTCGGTAGATTCTTCTGTTCCCTCTACAGATAGGGCAAAGGAAATATTGCCAGCTTTAGCAACTTCCTCGCAAAATTCATCGTCAATTAGTGTGCCGTTTGTGAAGATATGAAAGGCAGAATCATTAAATTCATTGGCCAATTTTATAATATCTTTTTTTCTTACTAGAGGTTCTCCACCTGTTAGCAAGAAGAAATATGAGCCCATTTCATTACCTTGTCTTACTATACTTTGCATTTCTTCATAAGAAAGATTGTTTTTGTGGCCGTATTCGGCAGCCCAGCAACCAGTACAAGCAAGGTTACAAGCTGAGGTTGGATCAAATAATATTGTCCAAGGGATATTGCAATTATATTCTTTTTGCAATTGATTTCTCTTGGAGTTACCCTTATAGACAGCGTTGTAGGCTACTGTCATTATAAACTGTTTTAGGACATTATCGTCAATGTCATTTACTATATCTTCTGCAAAAGAGGCCCATTTTGATGTCGGATCGGAAAATTCTCCTCTGATTCTGTCAAGAGCGTGCTTGGCACTATTTTCCTCAGCATCTTTTGGCATTATGTACTTATCCATTATATCGGTGATATCTTCCATACCTCTTACTGGATCTTTTTTTATCTTTTTTAGTGCTATATCAATAGATTTTGAAAAAGCTAGCTTAGTAGTTTTATCTTTTAATGTTTCCTCCATATTTTAATCCTTTCCTATACTAAGACTATACTTAATATATTATATAAAACATAACTAATACAATAAAAAAATTTAAGATAAAAATATCTATAAATATAGTATATGAGGTTGATAAGGAAATTTCAAGTTATTTTAGTTTAATTTCTACAATATTTAAAGAAAATTCTTTCTATGGCAAGAGTAGAACAAAATTTGTAAAAACATCATCTATTTTTTATAATAAAGACGAGGTGAATTATGGATTTAAGACAAATTTCAATGTTTAAAAATTTAACTGACCAGGATATCAAATTAATAGAAGAAAAAAATATGATAGAAGAAAAGACATACCAAAAAGAAGACCACATCTTTAGGGTGGGAGATGTTACAGGAGATGCCTATTATCTTATAGAAGGTAGTATTTTGGTTTATAAAATTGATCCTAATGGCAAGAGATTTATCATAAAAAAGATTCAAAAACCAGGAGTTTTTGGGGAAGTCTACTCATATCTCAAAGAAGGCTTTGACTTTTCTGCCCAAGCAGAAGTAGCTAGCAAAATACTTATAATCCACGATTTTGCATCTATTTTCTCCTTTGGATCAGAAGAATTTTTGAAGTCATATATAGATATGCTTTCAAGAAAATGCCTAGAACTGTCGAGGACAAATCAAATCACGTCCCAGGCTAGCCTCCGCCAAAAAATAAGCAAGTATCTATTGTTAAATCAAGAAAACTCTCTAGTAAAGATAAATCTTTCTAGGGAAGAGTGGGCAGATATCCTAGCCACTACAAGGCCTTCCCTTTCTCGTGAACTTTCAAATATGGTCGATGATGGCTTGATAGAGATCAAAGATAAGACAATCAAAATTACAAATCTATCACAAATGGCTGATATCATATAAAAAAGGGTATTAGTGACTATAAGGAGAGTGCTATGGATTTAAGTAAAACATATGAATACGATGATATTAGTAAGTCAGATTTGCAAAAACGCCTTGCAAGGCTGATGAGAATTTGTGAAAACTTGGAGATTCCTGTCTTAGTTATGGTAGATGGTTTTGAATCTGCCGGCAAGGGTCATGTAATCAATGACCTAAGTGAGGAATTGAACCCTAAGTATTTTGATGTAGAAGTTTTTGAAAAAGACGAAGAATACGACAAAAAGTTTCCTTTTGCAAAGAGATTTTTTACTAATACCCCAAAAAAGGGTCATGTTAAAATATTTGATAGGTCATTTTACTATAAGCTATTTGACGATATAAAAATTAGCGAAAAGGACTTGGAAAAGCAAATCCAATCCTTAGAAAAAATAGAAAGAATGCTCTACGATGATGAGACTATCATTATCAAGTTTTTCTTAAATGTGAGCGAAAAAGAGCAAAAAAATCGAATAGATCAAATGAAGGATAGCAAGCAAAAGAGTTTCTATCTAACTAAGTCTGATATTGAGCAGAATAAAAATTATAAAAAATATAAAAAACACTTTGAAAATGTATTGGAGAAGACAAACTTTGACTTTAGTCCTTGGACTATAATTGATAGCGATGACTTGAAAAAAGCTTCAAAAATTATGCTCTACCAAATGCTTGAGATGCTAACTATTGGCATAGAGAGAGTATCTACACAGAAAAGAGATGATGAAAATACCGAAAGATTTATCGAAGATCAAAACTCTATTATTGAAAAATTGGACCTAGATAAGAGCATATCCAAAGACGAATACAAAGAGAAAAAGGATAAGCTCCAAAAAGAAGTTAGAGATGTAATATTTGAGCTTTATGAAGCTGGAATATCCACAGTTCTTGTCTTTGAAGGTGTGGATGCAGCAGGCAAAGATGGGGCTATAGAAAGACTTGTAAAAAAGGTTGACCCAAGACTATACACAGTCCATGCAATCTCAGCTCCAAGCAAGGAAGAGCTTGACCACCATTATTTGTGGAGATTTTATGATAAACTTCCTGAAGATGGCTATGTGGGAATTTTCTCTAGGTCTTGGTATGGCAGAGTTATGGTAGAAAGAGTGGAAGGATTTGCTACTACCAGACAATGGTCAAGGTCCTACGATGAGATTAAGGAATTTGAAAAAGAGATTGCAAATCACGGAACTTTGGTAATGAAATTTTTTGTGGTTATAGATAAGGATGAACAATACCAAAGATTCATGGATAGGGTTAATAATCCAGACAAAAATTATAAGATAACAGATGAAGATTGGCGCAATCGCAATAAATGGGGCCAATATATTGAAGCTATGGATGAGATGCTCTACCGCACTGATTTTGACTTTGCACCTTGGATAATAGTTGAGGGCAACGATAAGCCTTACGCAAGGATAAAGGTTATGGAAGAGTTCTTGGATAAGGCAAAGGCACATCTAAAAAAGATTGAGAAGAATAATAACAAATAATTTTTAATTTTCTTAAGTATTGTAGTATAATTAACACTGTAATATTTTAAGGAGATAAGATGAAGAATAAGAGATATTTAAGACTAGCATTAATTTTGGCTTTAGCAACACCACTAGCTGCATGTGGCAATAAGGCAGAAACTACAGAAGAAAAACCAGCTCAAGAGGCAAGTGAAGAAGTAAAAGAAGCTAAGGAAGATGGAGACCTAGCCGTAGAGCCAGATCCAGCAAATGAGATTGACAGCAAGGATTCAGGCGAAAAAGGCATCTATGACCTAGAATTTTCATACCTACCAGAAGGTTTTGGTGAAAACTTCAAAGATGAAAAAAATGATTTGCGTACTGTAGAATACGGTGCTCCAAAAAATCCAGCCCAAAAAATCACCGTTCAAATCTCAAATAATGAAGAGAGAATGGCAGGACTTGTAAGTGTTCCAGAAGATGCAGAAGATATCACCATTGGTGAAAACACTGGCAAATACTGGGATGATGGATCATTTAACTACATCTTTATTAAAGATGGCCAAAACGAAATCTACACCAGATCTACTCTTGAAAAAGAGGAATCTGTGAAAGTTGTTGAAGGTATAAAATAAGTTTTGT
It contains:
- the hcp gene encoding hydroxylamine reductase, yielding MFCYQCQETAKNEGCTIQGVCGKKEDTANSQDLLIYVTKGLAEVANKIGEDNDKVYDRISNNLFITITNANFDTDAIMKVVKETIKMKDELLEKIENKEELSDFALYTSMDDEELSKKAIEVGVLNILNEDERSLVELTTYGLKGMAAYNHHANVLGYRDVEVDRFIAHALEETTKDDKEIPSLIDLVMATGEHGVKAMALLDKANTTSYGHPEITEVDYSAGDKPGILISGHDLHDMKMLLEQTKGSGVEIYTHSEMLPANYYPEFKQYDHFHGNYGSSWWHQNEEFESFNGPILMTTNCIVPMKKNNTYQDKMFTTGQAGYPGCKHIEADENGNKDFSEIIELAKTCEAPTNLEDLKVVGGFAHNQVIQLADKVVEEVKDGNIKKFVVMGGCDGRFKERNYYSEFAQGLPEDYVILTAGCAKYRYNKLGLGDINGIPRVLDAGQCNDSYSLVQIALALKDAFGLDDINDLPIEYNIAWYEQKAVIVLLALLSLGVKNIHLGPTLPAFLSETVVDFLVENFNIAPNTTVEEDLKTMTA
- a CDS encoding PTS glucose transporter subunit IIA, with protein sequence MSLFGNLFKKDKENENTNYSNKVLVPITGIVSSVKECQDPVFAGEMVGKGSLILPSEGKVYSPVDGEISMVADSKHALGITSNTGLEILIHIGLDTVELNGEPYTSHVSQGQKVKAGDLLMEFDIKKIKAAGKSVESPVIITNADDKEINLLANGQTNHGEELMEVIG
- a CDS encoding L-serine ammonia-lyase, iron-sulfur-dependent, subunit alpha, with the translated sequence MSMDKNLINKELIDIVKEDSTKAVGCTEPVAVAYAANVGAEYLDKSNIEKIEVLCSKNIFKNGKAVKIPNTGNHGLDLAASLGVFTEKTTSPLLVFSKLTDVTIKKAKDFVKDGKVTVNYIDNVPDVYVELSIFTGEDKVKVVLANSHSNIVKIIKNGEVIYDNPTDDGKGDKVSIKDMSFEELGQIVRDMDYDDIAFVLEGVEVNLNAANEGLEGYGLELGKKLKELKDAKILPDNFVTDTRILTAAAADMRMGGGALPIMTSGGSGNQGVGVVLPIYIVAKRENLDDESLARGLFFAHIINRYVKEYSGKLSGLCGCAIGAAIGASAGIAFMLDGSEEEIEGACTNVFANLTGIVCDGAKESCSMKLSTSAEESVIAAYLALNGVVTDANVGIVGDSIEETIINIGKLSHLGFAQTDKVMLDIIDR
- a CDS encoding dicarboxylate/amino acid:cation symporter gives rise to the protein MGKKKIFDSLIFKLVLGIILGIIVGNISNESVIVVINTIKAVLGQLIFYAVPIIILGFITPAIVSLSEEAGRVLTITLIICYISSVGAALFSLVVGRSVIPNLHIASELAEQKQIPESIFELSIDPLMPVMTALVTSVILGLGVVWSKSETWNKLLKESNNITLEVVNKVIIKVLPLYIFTTFAELSYTGVINKQLPVFIKIIFIVIIMHYIWLALLYLIGGAISKTNPMEVLRNYGPAYLTALGTMSSAATLSVALKSAAKAKTLDPKIRDFVIPLCSNTHLCGSVLTETFFVMVVSQILYGKLPELSSMILFVILLGIFAIGAPGVPGGTVMASLGLIISVLGFDDTGTALMLSIFALQDSFGTACNVTGDGAIALMVTGLLKRVPGRGNNPAYVYKEEEI
- a CDS encoding DUF4367 domain-containing protein; the protein is MKNKRYLRLALILALATPLAACGNKAETTEEKPAQEASEEVKEAKEDGDLAVEPDPANEIDSKDSGEKGIYDLEFSYLPEGFGENFKDEKNDLRTVEYGAPKNPAQKITVQISNNEERMAGLVSVPEDAEDITIGENTGKYWDDGSFNYIFIKDGQNEIYTRSTLEKEESVKVVEGIK
- a CDS encoding Crp/Fnr family transcriptional regulator; amino-acid sequence: MDLRQISMFKNLTDQDIKLIEEKNMIEEKTYQKEDHIFRVGDVTGDAYYLIEGSILVYKIDPNGKRFIIKKIQKPGVFGEVYSYLKEGFDFSAQAEVASKILIIHDFASIFSFGSEEFLKSYIDMLSRKCLELSRTNQITSQASLRQKISKYLLLNQENSLVKINLSREEWADILATTRPSLSRELSNMVDDGLIEIKDKTIKITNLSQMADII
- a CDS encoding radical SAM protein, with amino-acid sequence MEETLKDKTTKLAFSKSIDIALKKIKKDPVRGMEDITDIMDKYIMPKDAEENSAKHALDRIRGEFSDPTSKWASFAEDIVNDIDDNVLKQFIMTVAYNAVYKGNSKRNQLQKEYNCNIPWTILFDPTSACNLACTGCWAAEYGHKNNLSYEEMQSIVRQGNEMGSYFFLLTGGEPLVRKKDIIKLANEFNDSAFHIFTNGTLIDDEFCEEVAKAGNISFALSVEGTEESTDFRRGDGVYSKVINAMETLKKHKLLYGVSVCYTSKNYLQVTSDEFIANMIDHGCKLAWFFHYMPVGNDADVSLLPSPDQRKYILKRIREIRSGSSPHKIYAIDFQNDGEFINGCIAGGKNYLHINSQGDMEPCVFIHYSDSNIRDNTILEALQAPLFMAYHDNQPFNDNMFKPCPMLENAGKLTKMVNETHAHSTDLISPEDPKDLEGKCAPYAKEWNKTADDMWEIRKEERTIKN